A single region of the Candidatus Methanomethylicota archaeon genome encodes:
- a CDS encoding sugar phosphate nucleotidyltransferase, protein MDGGLNTKAVILAAGKGVRLEPFTITRPKHLIPIAGAPLIEHIINSLKKINVEEVIIIVKYMADLIKTHLGDGSRFGIKIKYVEQSSLGGTGEALLSCKELLKNNNPFIVVYGDLAFHSSIMNEIVSSFEESYFGVILGIHKKNSKEFGVLLTKNNFLLKIEEKSKIEDQNLINGGIYILKPEIFDFLIKTSKSSRGEIELTDAINLVVNNGGKILIVKAEEDKWVDVGRPWDVLEANKILMDEIIKEKKILGEIEEGAHILGNVVIEEGAHILSGSYIEGPVWISSGCKVGPNCYIRPYTYLCKNVRVGNACEIKSSIIMENTHIGHLSYIGDSVIGSNCNFGAGTIISNLRFDESPIKVTIKGEKVSSNKRKLGAFVGDNVKTGINVSIYPGVKIGPNSWICPHTLVYKDVPQNTFVFQKFELEFREK, encoded by the coding sequence ATTGATGGGGGATTAAATACGAAAGCAGTAATTTTAGCAGCTGGAAAAGGAGTTAGACTTGAACCTTTTACTATTACTCGTCCTAAACATTTAATCCCTATAGCTGGGGCTCCTTTAATTGAACATATAATTAATTCTTTGAAAAAAATAAATGTAGAAGAAGTAATCATTATTGTAAAATATATGGCAGATTTAATAAAAACTCATTTAGGTGATGGATCTAGATTTGGTATTAAAATAAAATACGTAGAACAATCTTCTCTAGGAGGGACAGGTGAGGCTCTTCTTTCTTGTAAAGAATTATTAAAAAATAATAATCCATTTATAGTTGTATATGGAGATCTTGCTTTTCATTCTTCCATAATGAATGAAATAGTCTCTTCATTTGAAGAATCTTACTTTGGTGTAATTTTGGGGATTCATAAAAAGAATTCTAAGGAATTTGGAGTTTTATTAACTAAAAATAATTTTTTATTAAAAATTGAAGAAAAATCAAAAATCGAAGATCAAAATTTAATAAATGGTGGAATATACATTCTAAAACCTGAAATATTTGATTTCTTAATCAAAACTTCAAAATCAAGTAGAGGTGAAATTGAATTAACTGATGCAATAAATTTAGTAGTAAACAATGGAGGTAAAATCCTTATTGTTAAAGCTGAAGAAGATAAATGGGTTGATGTTGGTAGACCTTGGGATGTATTAGAAGCAAATAAAATACTAATGGATGAAATAATTAAGGAGAAAAAAATTCTTGGAGAAATCGAAGAAGGAGCTCATATTTTAGGGAATGTTGTTATTGAAGAAGGAGCACATATTCTCTCAGGATCTTATATTGAAGGTCCTGTATGGATATCTTCTGGTTGTAAAGTAGGCCCGAATTGTTACATTAGGCCATATACTTATTTATGTAAAAATGTAAGAGTAGGAAATGCTTGTGAAATTAAATCTAGCATAATTATGGAAAATACTCATATAGGTCATTTATCATATATTGGTGATAGTGTTATTGGTTCAAATTGTAATTTTGGAGCTGGTACAATAATTTCAAATTTAAGATTTGATGAATCTCCAATAAAAGTTACTATAAAAGGAGAAAAAGTAAGTAGTAATAAAAGAAAACTAGGTGCTTTTGTTGGTGATAATGTAAAAACTGGTATAAATGTTAGTATTTATCCTGGAGTAAAAATTGGACCAAATAGTTGGATTTGCCCTCACACATTAGTATATAAAGATGTTCCACAAAATACATTTGTATTTCAAAAATTTGAATTAGAATTTAGAGAAAAATGA
- a CDS encoding phosphoglucosamine mutase: protein MKSIIGTSGIRGIALEEISIELCIKLGLIISNWKKGDYVIGHDVRLTSPLLANAMANGICAGGSNSIFMGLLPTPAIAFYSQYYTGGIAITASHNPPEYNGIKIFNEMGAPVLPIFYEFLIKQEPKYVNWDSLGYKIEGNGFFEYIEMLLSKFNTKKKWKICIDPGNGATSLTAPLVFRLGGHEVYPINIDPDGKFPGRGPEPNEESLKTTCDFIRKKSLDIGFAYDGDGDRVVIIDENGNIIPQDIALAQIAKYIVKKFGGPIVVNIDTSTIIDFFIKPLGSTIYRTKVGDPYVVDEVIKRGAFFGGESCGAWIFPNILKCPDGVLSSIILLNFLDCEDIKPSDLMKNIPNFFVERLKIRCQNKFKVIEKLKTKIINIYPNAEVSFIDGIRISWEDFTWALVRASGTEPLIRITVESPNKEKVKNLISSLSKIILELMGD from the coding sequence ATGAAGAGTATAATAGGAACATCTGGAATAAGAGGAATTGCATTAGAAGAAATTTCTATAGAACTTTGTATTAAATTAGGTTTAATTATTTCAAATTGGAAGAAAGGAGATTATGTAATAGGCCATGATGTTAGATTAACTTCTCCTTTATTAGCAAATGCCATGGCTAATGGTATTTGTGCTGGTGGATCAAATTCTATTTTCATGGGTTTACTTCCAACACCAGCTATTGCATTCTATTCTCAATATTATACAGGTGGTATTGCAATAACTGCTAGTCATAATCCACCTGAGTATAATGGAATTAAAATATTTAATGAAATGGGGGCTCCTGTATTACCAATTTTTTATGAATTTTTAATTAAACAAGAACCAAAGTATGTAAATTGGGACTCTTTAGGTTATAAAATTGAAGGAAATGGATTTTTTGAATATATAGAAATGCTTCTTTCAAAATTTAATACTAAGAAAAAATGGAAGATTTGTATTGATCCAGGAAATGGCGCAACTTCTCTAACAGCTCCATTAGTTTTTCGTCTTGGGGGGCATGAAGTCTATCCTATAAATATAGATCCTGATGGTAAATTTCCAGGAAGAGGTCCAGAACCAAATGAAGAATCTTTAAAAACAACTTGTGATTTTATAAGAAAAAAATCATTAGATATAGGTTTTGCTTACGATGGTGATGGAGATAGAGTAGTAATAATTGATGAAAATGGTAATATTATTCCTCAAGATATTGCTCTTGCTCAAATAGCTAAATATATTGTAAAAAAATTTGGAGGACCAATTGTAGTAAATATTGACACATCAACAATTATTGATTTCTTCATTAAACCATTGGGCAGTACCATCTATAGAACGAAAGTTGGAGACCCATATGTAGTAGATGAAGTTATAAAAAGAGGCGCGTTTTTTGGAGGAGAAAGTTGCGGTGCTTGGATTTTTCCAAATATATTAAAATGTCCAGATGGTGTATTATCTTCAATAATTCTATTAAATTTCTTAGATTGTGAAGATATAAAGCCATCTGATTTAATGAAAAATATTCCCAATTTCTTTGTAGAGAGATTAAAAATTAGATGTCAAAATAAATTCAAAGTAATAGAAAAATTAAAGACAAAAATTATTAATATTTATCCCAATGCTGAAGTTTCTTTTATTGATGGAATTAGAATTTCTTGGGAGGATTTTACTTGGGCTCTTGTAAGAGCTTCTGGAACAGAGCCATTAATAAGAATTACAGTAGAATCTCCTAATAAAGAGAAAGTAAAAAATCTTATTTCTTCATTAAGTAAAATTATACTAGAATTGATGGGGGATTAA
- a CDS encoding 30S ribosomal protein S3ae has product MSKAPTTKLKDKWRQKKWYVVIAPPSFGNIEVGRTVADDPQKLIGRVLETTLYNITEDISQLYIKLLFKIVKVEGDRAYTIFYGHELARDYLRSLVRRGTSRIDGIFNISSKDGYKLRVSAIAITTSRTKTSQVHMIRKIMEEVITKKDGQLLYDDLAQQIVLGKIASEIYNLAKKIYPLRKVEIRKSKLLEVPQLVIAPTS; this is encoded by the coding sequence ATGTCAAAAGCTCCTACAACAAAGCTTAAGGATAAATGGCGACAAAAGAAGTGGTATGTGGTTATAGCTCCACCATCTTTTGGTAATATAGAAGTGGGTAGAACAGTTGCGGATGATCCACAAAAACTAATTGGTAGAGTGTTAGAAACTACTTTATATAATATTACTGAGGATATCTCTCAACTTTATATAAAACTATTATTTAAAATTGTTAAAGTTGAAGGTGATAGAGCATATACAATATTTTATGGTCATGAACTTGCTAGAGATTACTTAAGGAGTTTAGTAAGACGTGGGACTTCTCGTATAGATGGTATTTTTAATATATCATCAAAAGATGGTTATAAACTTAGAGTAAGTGCTATTGCAATTACTACTTCAAGAACAAAAACTTCTCAAGTGCATATGATAAGAAAAATAATGGAAGAAGTAATTACAAAAAAAGATGGACAATTATTATATGATGATTTAGCTCAACAAATTGTATTAGGGAAAATAGCCTCAGAGATCTATAATTTAGCTAAGAAAATATATCCTTTAAGAAAAGTTGAAATAAGAAAAAGTAAACTTCTTGAAGTTCCTCAATTAGTCATTGCCCCCACATCTTAA
- a CDS encoding KEOPS complex subunit Pcc1: MRLNLVIEKKLSSKEIAKIIKEAIQPDNKEAPTNTEIKLELFEYSLIIKIDSTADIPSFLRTIDDLLACINAAERALNEFSS, encoded by the coding sequence TTGCGTCTAAATCTGGTAATTGAAAAAAAATTATCATCTAAAGAAATTGCAAAAATTATTAAAGAAGCTATTCAACCAGATAATAAAGAAGCTCCTACTAATACAGAAATAAAATTAGAACTTTTTGAATATTCTTTAATAATTAAAATTGATTCTACTGCTGATATCCCCTCTTTTTTAAGAACTATTGATGATTTATTAGCATGTATCAATGCAGCCGAAAGAGCTTTAAATGAGTTCTCTAGCTAA
- a CDS encoding DHH family phosphoesterase: MPGQESSFLDKVRYVAELLKNIPNNKEVLIISHLDADGISAGSIIFSTLIDLGLFPCIRIVKQLDENVIREISNLNKDYIFFVDMGSGQKSLINTINNKKIFIIDHHQPESNEIEGEINPHYFYFDGSVEISAAGIAYFLAKEIDKNNLRFSQLAIVGALGDVQDRGERGAFIGLNSKISQEAESKGLLKTKLGLRLYGSESRPLIQCLASTMDPYLPGLTGDEGACLKFIKSLGIEPRKIDGSWKTQSDLSSEELKTLISGLIKYLISIGLPSKEAEKIIGTIYIFPNELEDSPLRDAREFSSSINACGRMGKYGLGISICLGDRNQALVELKQIIQEYRKTISRYINWALSNNESIKILSHVQAIYGGTVIDDKLIAPIISILSTTKPFSRDKPIIGFSTSSGFVKVSARAPLELVNKGINLGALIKDAAKKFGGIGGGHNIAAGAQIPIGKENDFLMYLNDMIKKELENIASKSGN, translated from the coding sequence TTGCCAGGACAAGAGTCCTCTTTCTTAGATAAAGTTAGGTATGTTGCAGAATTATTAAAAAATATTCCTAATAATAAGGAAGTTTTAATAATATCTCATTTAGATGCTGATGGTATTTCAGCTGGAAGCATAATATTTAGTACTCTTATAGACCTTGGCCTCTTTCCTTGTATAAGAATTGTTAAACAATTGGATGAAAATGTAATAAGAGAAATTTCTAATTTAAATAAAGATTATATATTCTTTGTTGATATGGGTAGTGGTCAAAAATCCTTAATAAATACCATTAATAATAAGAAAATATTCATAATTGATCATCATCAACCAGAATCTAATGAAATAGAAGGAGAAATAAATCCACATTATTTTTACTTTGATGGATCAGTAGAGATATCAGCAGCAGGTATTGCTTATTTTTTAGCTAAGGAAATTGATAAAAATAATTTAAGATTTTCTCAACTTGCTATTGTAGGTGCTCTTGGAGATGTACAAGATAGAGGAGAAAGGGGAGCTTTTATTGGTTTAAATAGTAAAATATCTCAAGAAGCTGAATCTAAGGGATTGCTTAAGACTAAACTTGGATTAAGACTTTATGGATCAGAATCTCGTCCATTAATACAATGTCTTGCAAGTACAATGGATCCATATTTACCAGGTCTTACAGGAGATGAAGGTGCATGTCTTAAATTTATTAAAAGCTTAGGAATAGAACCAAGAAAAATTGATGGTAGTTGGAAAACTCAATCAGATCTCTCTAGTGAAGAACTTAAGACTTTGATAAGTGGATTAATAAAGTATCTAATTTCTATTGGATTGCCAAGTAAAGAGGCAGAGAAAATTATTGGTACCATATATATATTTCCAAATGAATTAGAAGATTCTCCACTTCGTGATGCTAGAGAATTTTCTTCATCAATAAATGCTTGTGGGCGTATGGGTAAATATGGCTTGGGTATTTCTATATGTTTAGGAGATAGAAATCAAGCTTTAGTAGAACTAAAACAAATAATTCAAGAATATAGGAAAACTATATCTCGTTATATCAATTGGGCACTTTCAAATAATGAGTCTATTAAAATTCTTTCTCATGTTCAAGCAATTTATGGGGGAACAGTAATAGATGATAAATTAATAGCTCCAATTATCTCTATTTTATCTACTACTAAACCTTTTTCAAGAGATAAGCCAATTATAGGATTTTCTACATCTTCAGGTTTTGTAAAAGTATCAGCAAGAGCACCGTTAGAATTAGTAAATAAGGGCATAAATCTTGGTGCTTTAATTAAAGATGCTGCTAAAAAATTTGGTGGAATTGGTGGTGGGCATAATATAGCAGCTGGAGCTCAAATACCAATAGGAAAGGAAAATGATTTTTTAATGTATTTAAATGATATGATTAAGAAGGAGTTAGAGAATATTGCGTCTAAATCTGGTAATTGA
- a CDS encoding 30S ribosomal protein S15, with product MKRSKEKGKSHSTRPMGGIPKWVKSSPEEVEFLVVDLAKKGIPPSQIGLILRDQYGIPLVKQITGKKICEILEEKGLAPKIPEDLANLIKRASIIRRHLEEHPKDMSSKRGLELVESKIKRLAKYYIRVGKLPSTWKYIPEKVSILVK from the coding sequence TTGAAGAGGAGTAAAGAAAAAGGTAAATCTCATTCCACTAGACCTATGGGTGGTATTCCTAAGTGGGTCAAATCTTCACCAGAAGAAGTAGAATTTTTAGTTGTAGATTTAGCAAAAAAAGGTATCCCTCCCTCTCAAATTGGACTCATTCTTAGAGATCAATATGGCATTCCTTTAGTAAAACAAATAACTGGAAAGAAGATATGCGAAATATTAGAAGAAAAAGGACTAGCTCCAAAAATACCTGAAGATTTAGCAAATTTAATTAAACGTGCAAGTATTATTAGAAGACATTTAGAAGAACATCCAAAAGATATGAGTTCAAAAAGAGGTCTTGAACTAGTAGAATCTAAAATAAAGAGACTTGCAAAATATTATATTAGAGTAGGCAAATTACCTTCAACTTGGAAGTATATTCCAGAAAAAGTATCGATATTAGTAAAATAA
- a CDS encoding XTP/dITP diphosphatase: MKLEEEGDMLVGTHKILFITNNDHKVNEANRILSPLGIEMIKLNFTKIEIQSNSLRKIAKYASIYAANKILKPIVVEDSGLFIKSLNGFPGPFSSYVYNKLGCKGILKLMNGINDRTAIFKCVVSYCQPGYKPIIFEGITYGEISLEIRGSSGFGFDPIFIPKSGNGLTFSEMLPEEKDRFSHRGKAFRKFGEWYINNIAKP; the protein is encoded by the coding sequence ATGAAATTAGAAGAAGAGGGAGATATGTTGGTAGGCACTCATAAAATACTTTTTATTACAAATAATGATCATAAAGTAAATGAAGCAAATCGTATACTTTCACCATTAGGAATAGAGATGATAAAATTAAATTTTACTAAAATAGAAATTCAATCAAACTCTCTTAGAAAAATAGCGAAATATGCCTCAATTTATGCTGCAAATAAAATTTTAAAACCAATTGTTGTAGAAGATTCTGGACTTTTTATAAAATCATTAAATGGTTTTCCAGGACCTTTTTCTTCCTATGTTTATAATAAATTGGGTTGTAAAGGTATATTAAAATTAATGAATGGAATTAATGATAGAACAGCTATATTTAAGTGTGTTGTTTCATATTGTCAACCTGGTTATAAACCAATCATATTTGAAGGTATAACTTATGGAGAAATTTCTTTAGAAATTCGTGGAAGTAGTGGTTTTGGTTTTGATCCCATATTTATTCCAAAATCTGGAAATGGTTTAACATTTTCAGAAATGCTACCTGAAGAAAAAGATAGATTTTCCCATCGTGGAAAAGCTTTTAGAAAATTTGGTGAATGGTACATTAATAATATTGCTAAACCTTAA
- a CDS encoding KEOPS complex kinase/ATPase Bud32 codes for MEKMILIKKGAEAELYKGFWMEREVVIKRRITKPYRNPDLDKYIRITRTSIEARSLTNARALGIPTPIVYDVNLDDTEIVMSYIPGPPLKNIIINMSNEKLKELFIEIGRLVGLLHKGGIIHGDLTTSNMLLQKNRIFFIDFGLSEYTYDIEARGVDIHLMRRALESSHYMYSNLAYENFIIGYKSIMGEEANDILKRVDEIRRRGRYVGRHS; via the coding sequence ATGGAGAAAATGATATTAATAAAAAAAGGAGCAGAAGCTGAACTTTATAAAGGATTTTGGATGGAAAGAGAAGTCGTTATTAAGCGTAGGATAACTAAACCATATAGAAATCCTGATTTAGATAAGTATATACGTATTACTAGAACTAGTATTGAAGCAAGATCGTTAACAAATGCAAGAGCTCTTGGAATTCCTACACCTATTGTTTATGATGTTAATCTTGATGATACTGAAATAGTTATGAGTTATATTCCAGGGCCTCCATTAAAAAATATAATTATAAATATGAGTAATGAAAAGTTAAAAGAATTATTCATAGAAATTGGAAGATTAGTGGGTTTACTTCATAAAGGAGGAATTATTCATGGCGATCTTACTACATCTAATATGTTACTTCAAAAAAATAGAATTTTTTTTATAGATTTTGGACTTAGTGAATATACTTATGATATTGAAGCAAGAGGAGTTGATATACATTTAATGAGAAGGGCTTTAGAAAGTTCACATTATATGTATTCAAATTTAGCTTATGAAAATTTCATAATAGGTTATAAAAGTATTATGGGTGAAGAAGCTAATGATATATTAAAAAGAGTGGATGAAATTAGAAGAAGAGGGAGATATGTTGGTAGGCACTCATAA
- the kae1 gene encoding KEOPS complex N(6)-L-threonylcarbamoyladenine synthase Kae1, protein MNIFGIESTAHTFGCGIVNSDGEILANVKSEYIPPSGGIHPREASQHHSIKAPLTIRKALEEAGISINEIDAIAISLGPGLGPCLRTGATIARALALLLNKPLIPVNHCVAHIEIGRLVTKEEDPLVVYVSGGNTIVAAFSDGRYRVFGETLDIALGNCLDVFARHLGLSHPGVPKLEAMAEKGKNFIPLPYVVKGQDVSYSGLLTTAIRKIGQVDPYDLSMSLLEVAYGMLAEVAERALAHTEKSSLLLTGGVARSLRLQKILKAVCEEHSARFYVVPPELAGDNGAMIAWTGYLAFKEKVTIPIELSYIRPKWRLDEVEIPWRK, encoded by the coding sequence ATGAATATATTTGGCATAGAATCAACTGCACACACTTTTGGTTGTGGTATTGTAAATTCTGATGGAGAAATATTAGCAAATGTAAAATCAGAATATATCCCTCCATCAGGCGGAATACATCCTAGAGAAGCAAGTCAGCATCATTCAATTAAAGCTCCATTAACAATAAGAAAAGCTTTAGAAGAAGCAGGAATAAGTATTAATGAAATTGATGCTATTGCTATATCTTTAGGTCCTGGTTTAGGTCCATGCTTAAGAACTGGTGCAACTATTGCTAGAGCTCTTGCTTTATTATTAAATAAACCATTAATACCTGTAAATCATTGTGTAGCTCACATTGAAATAGGTCGTCTTGTAACTAAAGAAGAAGATCCACTTGTTGTATATGTATCTGGAGGTAATACTATAGTAGCTGCATTTTCAGATGGACGTTATAGAGTTTTTGGAGAAACTTTAGATATAGCTTTGGGCAATTGTCTTGATGTATTTGCTAGACATCTTGGTTTATCACATCCAGGAGTTCCTAAACTTGAGGCCATGGCAGAAAAAGGTAAGAATTTTATTCCTCTCCCATATGTAGTAAAAGGACAAGATGTTTCCTATTCTGGTTTATTAACTACTGCTATAAGAAAAATTGGACAAGTTGATCCATATGATTTAAGCATGAGTCTATTAGAAGTAGCTTATGGTATGCTTGCAGAAGTTGCTGAGAGGGCATTGGCCCATACTGAAAAATCTTCATTATTATTAACTGGTGGAGTTGCTAGAAGTTTACGTTTACAAAAAATATTGAAAGCAGTTTGTGAAGAACATTCAGCTAGATTTTATGTAGTTCCACCTGAATTAGCTGGAGATAATGGTGCTATGATTGCATGGACTGGATACTTGGCTTTTAAAGAAAAAGTTACAATACCAATAGAATTAAGCTACATAAGACCAAAATGGCGTTTAGATGAGGTAGAAATACCATGGAGAAAATGA
- a CDS encoding 30S ribosomal protein S27ae: MAKKTRACDMYEYDYSTRTIKPKNKVCARCGRFMAKHLKPNPRWACGYCGYTIFIR; this comes from the coding sequence ATGGCAAAAAAAACTAGAGCATGTGATATGTATGAATATGATTATTCAACTCGTACTATAAAGCCAAAAAATAAAGTTTGTGCAAGATGTGGAAGATTTATGGCAAAGCATTTAAAACCAAATCCAAGATGGGCTTGTGGATATTGTGGCTATACGATATTTATAAGATGA
- a CDS encoding 30S ribosomal protein S24e gives MSIEESQFSIIEDRYNPLIERRELTLEIISKTTPKRVELRKALATIFKVPIDCIYVRSCITSFGTNRSICRVHIYKDAERGKQIEPKYIQQRNSEEQK, from the coding sequence ATGTCCATTGAAGAGAGCCAATTTTCCATTATAGAAGATAGGTACAATCCATTGATAGAAAGAAGAGAATTAACTTTAGAAATTATTAGTAAAACTACTCCAAAAAGAGTTGAACTTAGAAAAGCACTTGCTACAATTTTTAAAGTACCAATTGATTGTATATATGTTAGAAGTTGTATTACTTCCTTTGGTACAAATAGATCAATTTGTAGAGTTCATATTTATAAAGATGCAGAGCGTGGTAAACAAATAGAACCAAAATATATACAACAGAGAAATTCAGAAGAACAAAAATAG
- a CDS encoding Glu/Leu/Phe/Val dehydrogenase gives MALEQLDKCAKIMNLDPNIHEILKYPKRVLCVYIPVKMDDGRIKVFKGFRSQHNDALGPFKGGIRYHPNVTMDEVIALSMWMTWKCSVVGLPYGGGKGGVICNPKEMSLGEIERLSRGYFYAISRIVGPEIDIPAGDVNTSSREMAWFMDEYSKIKGYNVPGVITGKPVQIGGSEGRTESTGLGVAIVGREAAKRLGIDLKNAKVIVQGFGNVGYYSAYFMEKLGCKIVGVSDSKGGVYNEKGFEVDALWNFKVKNGTVVGFPNAKILTNEEILEQECDILIPAALENQITEKNANKIKAKLILEGANGPTTPEADEILYKRGVMVVPDILANAGGVSVSYFEWVQNLQGYYWSKDEVFDKLDKLLVKAFNKVYETYEEYKIDMRMAAYVRAVSRVVEAMKIRGWV, from the coding sequence ATGGCATTAGAACAATTAGACAAATGTGCAAAAATAATGAACTTAGATCCAAACATACATGAAATTCTCAAATATCCAAAAAGAGTATTATGCGTATACATTCCAGTAAAAATGGATGATGGAAGAATAAAGGTATTCAAAGGCTTCAGATCCCAACATAATGATGCATTAGGACCATTTAAAGGCGGTATAAGGTACCATCCAAATGTTACTATGGATGAAGTAATTGCACTTTCCATGTGGATGACTTGGAAATGTTCAGTTGTAGGATTACCTTATGGAGGAGGAAAAGGAGGAGTAATTTGCAATCCTAAAGAAATGAGTCTAGGTGAAATTGAGAGACTTTCAAGAGGTTATTTCTATGCAATTTCAAGAATTGTTGGACCTGAAATAGACATACCTGCAGGAGATGTGAATACTTCTAGTAGAGAAATGGCATGGTTTATGGATGAATATAGTAAAATAAAAGGATATAATGTTCCAGGAGTTATAACTGGCAAGCCAGTACAAATAGGTGGTTCAGAAGGTAGAACAGAATCTACAGGACTAGGTGTAGCAATTGTAGGAAGAGAAGCTGCAAAACGATTAGGTATTGATCTTAAAAATGCAAAAGTTATTGTTCAAGGATTTGGAAATGTTGGTTATTATTCTGCTTATTTCATGGAAAAATTGGGTTGTAAAATAGTTGGAGTGAGTGATTCAAAAGGAGGAGTTTATAACGAAAAAGGCTTTGAAGTAGATGCATTATGGAATTTCAAAGTCAAAAATGGTACAGTAGTAGGATTTCCAAATGCTAAAATTTTAACAAATGAAGAAATTCTTGAACAAGAATGTGACATCCTCATACCAGCTGCTCTAGAGAATCAAATAACTGAGAAAAATGCAAATAAAATAAAAGCAAAGCTAATTTTAGAAGGAGCAAATGGACCAACTACTCCTGAGGCAGATGAAATACTTTACAAAAGAGGAGTAATGGTAGTGCCAGATATATTGGCAAACGCTGGTGGAGTAAGTGTATCTTATTTTGAATGGGTTCAGAATTTACAAGGATACTATTGGAGTAAAGATGAGGTATTTGATAAATTAGACAAACTCTTAGTAAAAGCATTCAATAAAGTATATGAGACTTATGAAGAATACAAAATAGACATGAGAATGGCAGCATATGTTCGTGCAGTCAGTAGAGTAGTAGAAGCTATGAAGATAAGAGGCTGGGTTTAA
- a CDS encoding DUF359 domain-containing protein, with translation MGKLKLPESMRTELSKPLGLLLTGSPEENVKQIINLMKNNSPPKIVVIGDFVLFHFLSLGIIPNLGIYDKKTKRLPFSLNLSPSAIVNNPAGYISDEAISIIKNLLNSQGNHIVYVEGEEDLLTLPAILYSPINSFVIYGIPDKGMALIIVNEEIKKKVMDIIEKFEKIP, from the coding sequence TTGGGAAAACTAAAACTTCCGGAAAGCATGAGAACTGAACTTTCAAAACCACTTGGTTTACTTTTAACAGGCAGTCCGGAGGAAAATGTAAAACAAATTATTAATTTAATGAAAAATAATTCTCCACCAAAAATTGTAGTAATTGGAGATTTTGTTCTTTTTCATTTCTTAAGTCTTGGCATAATTCCTAATTTAGGAATTTATGATAAAAAAACTAAACGTTTACCATTTAGTTTAAATCTATCTCCAAGTGCAATAGTAAATAATCCTGCTGGTTATATATCAGATGAAGCTATTTCTATTATAAAAAATCTTTTAAATTCTCAAGGAAATCACATTGTTTATGTAGAAGGTGAAGAGGATTTACTTACTCTTCCAGCAATTTTATATTCTCCAATAAATTCCTTTGTAATATATGGAATACCAGACAAGGGAATGGCTTTAATAATAGTTAATGAAGAAATAAAGAAAAAAGTAATGGATATAATTGAAAAATTTGAAAAAATTCCTTAA
- a CDS encoding DNA-directed RNA polymerase, subunit E'', which translates to MRKDRPSSTKFACRKCKYILSEQETKCPICGGTDITEDWDGLVIILDMSSAIAEIIGAKKPGRYAIKVR; encoded by the coding sequence ATGAGAAAAGATAGACCATCTTCAACAAAGTTTGCATGTAGAAAATGTAAATATATACTTAGTGAACAAGAAACAAAATGTCCTATATGTGGAGGAACTGATATAACTGAAGATTGGGATGGACTTGTAATTATATTGGATATGTCCTCTGCTATAGCTGAAATAATTGGAGCAAAAAAACCAGGAAGATATGCTATAAAAGTTCGTTAG